A genomic window from Streptomyces sp. 846.5 includes:
- a CDS encoding acetyl-CoA C-acyltransferase, whose product MRPVYFAAARRTPIGRLRGALSTVRPDDLAAAAVRAVLDSVPGLDPARIDDVYWGAANQSGEDNRNVARMAVLLAGLPDSVPGATLNRLCASGLEAVTTAARAIGSGEADIVLAGGSESMSRAPFVLPRAEVALPHSAEIFDTKLGWRMVNPKMRELHGVLSMGETAEEVAARYGVSREQQDAFALSSHQKAAAARKNGLFDAEIVPVTLADGTVVSEDESIRADTTLEKLASLKPVFRKDGTVTAGNASPMNDGAAGLLLVSEEALGELGLEPLGRYVAGASAGVNPDIMGIGPVPAVRRVLARTGRDIGGLDTAEFNEAFAAQALACVNELGIDPELVNPQGGAIALGHPLGGSGARILTTLLHRMARTGAGRGLATMCVGVGQGSAVLVDRD is encoded by the coding sequence ATGCGCCCCGTCTACTTCGCCGCAGCACGCCGTACCCCCATCGGCCGGCTGCGCGGCGCGCTGTCCACCGTCCGTCCCGACGATCTGGCCGCCGCCGCGGTGCGGGCCGTGCTGGACAGCGTGCCCGGGCTGGACCCGGCCAGGATCGACGACGTCTACTGGGGCGCGGCCAACCAGTCCGGCGAGGACAACCGCAATGTCGCGCGGATGGCCGTGCTGCTGGCCGGACTGCCCGACTCGGTGCCGGGGGCGACCCTCAACCGGCTCTGCGCCTCCGGGCTGGAGGCGGTCACCACCGCGGCCCGGGCCATCGGCTCGGGCGAGGCGGACATCGTGCTGGCGGGCGGCTCGGAGTCGATGAGCCGCGCGCCCTTCGTCCTGCCGCGCGCCGAGGTCGCGCTGCCGCACAGCGCCGAGATCTTCGACACCAAGCTCGGCTGGCGGATGGTCAACCCGAAGATGCGCGAGCTGCACGGCGTGCTGTCGATGGGCGAGACCGCCGAGGAGGTCGCCGCGCGCTACGGCGTCAGCCGCGAGCAGCAGGACGCCTTCGCCCTGAGCAGCCATCAGAAGGCGGCGGCAGCAAGGAAGAACGGCCTGTTCGACGCGGAGATCGTGCCGGTGACGCTGGCCGACGGCACGGTGGTGAGCGAGGACGAGTCGATCCGCGCCGACACCACGCTGGAGAAGCTGGCCTCGCTCAAGCCGGTGTTCCGCAAGGACGGCACCGTCACGGCCGGCAACGCCTCGCCGATGAACGACGGTGCGGCCGGGCTGCTGCTGGTCAGCGAGGAGGCGCTCGGTGAGCTGGGCCTGGAGCCGCTGGGACGCTATGTCGCCGGGGCGAGTGCCGGGGTGAACCCGGACATCATGGGCATCGGGCCGGTCCCCGCGGTGCGGCGGGTGCTGGCACGGACCGGACGGGACATCGGCGGGTTGGACACCGCCGAGTTCAACGAGGCGTTCGCGGCGCAGGCGCTGGCGTGCGTGAACGAGTTGGGGATCGACCCGGAGCTGGTCAACCCGCAGGGTGGGGCGATCGCGCTGGGGCATCCGCTGGGGGGGTCGGGGGCGCGGATCCTGACGACACTGCTGCACCGGATGGCGCGGACGGGGGCGGGACGGGGGCTGGCGACGATGTGTGTGGGGGTTGGGCAGGGGTCTGCGGTGCTTGTGGATCGTGACTGA
- a CDS encoding acyl-CoA dehydrogenase family protein has protein sequence MNLELNEEQAAVRELAADFVNREIIPHAAAWDRAEQVDRGIVKKLGALGFLGLTIPEEYGGSGGDYLSYVLVTEELGRGDSSVRGLMSVSLGLVTKSINAYGTEEQKHRWLPRLCAGEALGCFALTEPGTGSDAGNLSTRAVRDGDDGDTWVLNGAKMFITNGTWAEVALVFARTGGDDPAQAGHRGVSAFLVPTDTPGLTRTTIHGKLGLRGQPTAELAFEDVRVPHSAMLGEEGKGFQVAMAALAKGRMSVAAGCVGIIQASLDAAVAYATEREQFGKPIAAHQLVQEMLADIKVELDAARLLTWRVADLIERGLPFRAEGSIAKLYASEAAVKAANTALQVFGGYGFVDEYPVGKYVRDARVMTLYEGTSQIQKLLIGRELTGINAF, from the coding sequence GTGAACCTTGAGCTCAACGAGGAGCAGGCCGCCGTCCGCGAGCTCGCGGCCGACTTCGTCAACCGCGAGATCATCCCGCACGCCGCCGCCTGGGACCGCGCCGAGCAGGTGGACCGGGGCATCGTGAAGAAGCTCGGGGCGCTCGGCTTCCTCGGGCTCACCATCCCGGAGGAGTACGGCGGCTCAGGCGGCGACTACCTCTCCTACGTCCTGGTCACCGAGGAGCTCGGCCGGGGCGACTCCTCCGTGCGCGGGCTGATGTCGGTGTCGCTGGGCCTGGTCACCAAGTCGATCAATGCCTACGGCACCGAGGAACAGAAGCATCGGTGGCTGCCCCGGCTCTGCGCCGGAGAGGCGCTGGGCTGCTTCGCCCTGACCGAGCCCGGCACCGGGTCCGACGCCGGCAACCTCTCCACCCGGGCCGTGCGCGACGGCGACGACGGCGACACCTGGGTGCTCAACGGCGCCAAGATGTTCATCACCAACGGCACCTGGGCCGAGGTCGCCCTGGTCTTCGCCCGCACCGGCGGCGACGACCCCGCGCAGGCCGGGCACAGGGGCGTCAGCGCCTTCCTGGTCCCCACCGACACCCCGGGGCTGACCCGCACCACCATCCACGGCAAGCTCGGCCTGCGCGGCCAGCCCACCGCCGAGCTGGCCTTCGAGGACGTCCGGGTCCCGCACAGCGCGATGCTGGGCGAGGAGGGCAAGGGCTTCCAGGTCGCCATGGCGGCCCTCGCCAAGGGCCGGATGTCGGTGGCGGCGGGATGCGTCGGCATCATCCAGGCCTCGCTGGACGCGGCCGTCGCCTACGCGACCGAGCGCGAGCAGTTCGGCAAGCCGATCGCCGCGCACCAGCTGGTGCAGGAGATGCTCGCCGACATCAAGGTCGAGCTGGACGCGGCCCGACTGCTGACCTGGCGGGTCGCCGACCTCATCGAGCGCGGGCTGCCGTTCCGCGCCGAGGGGTCCATCGCCAAGCTCTACGCCTCCGAAGCCGCCGTGAAGGCGGCCAACACCGCGCTCCAGGTCTTCGGCGGCTACGGCTTCGTCGACGAGTACCCGGTCGGCAAGTACGTCCGCGACGCCCGGGTGATGACCCTGTACGAGGGCACCAGCCAGATCCAGAAGCTGCTCATCGGCCGGGAACTGACCGGCATCAACGCGTTCTGA
- a CDS encoding NAD-dependent epimerase/dehydratase family protein, with the protein MKLLVIGGSVFLGRAFVHEALSRGWEVTTFNRGQSGTDEPGVTAVQGDREQGADLERLAAAGPWDAVVDVCGYVPRVVGASVAALARSADTYLMISTINAYPEWPGKPVDESSLRHECEPDAGPDDGDYGKLKVGCERAVTEGFPGRTLVIEPGLILGPGDRARRLAVWLRRAAQGGRMIAPGSPDREMQVIDARDIAVFGLDRIVDGSSGTYLTSGTPANTTWGEYLGTCVEATGGKAELVWLDDAFLEEHNVEPWTELPLWAPANEEFAAVWSPSSAKAIAAGLHCRPVPESIRATAAWLFAPGGMDDAFDVHHSQRDERLMTPDREQQLLAAWDARRS; encoded by the coding sequence ATGAAGCTACTTGTGATCGGTGGATCGGTGTTCCTGGGACGGGCGTTCGTGCATGAGGCGCTGTCGCGCGGCTGGGAGGTGACGACCTTCAACCGCGGGCAGTCCGGCACCGACGAGCCCGGAGTCACCGCGGTCCAGGGCGACCGCGAGCAGGGCGCCGACCTGGAGCGGCTGGCCGCCGCCGGCCCCTGGGACGCGGTCGTGGACGTCTGCGGCTACGTGCCCCGCGTTGTCGGCGCCTCCGTCGCGGCCCTCGCGAGGTCGGCCGACACCTACCTCATGATCTCCACGATCAACGCCTACCCGGAGTGGCCCGGCAAGCCCGTCGACGAGAGCTCCCTCCGGCACGAGTGCGAGCCCGACGCGGGCCCCGACGACGGCGACTACGGCAAGCTCAAGGTCGGCTGCGAACGCGCGGTCACCGAGGGCTTCCCCGGCCGCACCCTGGTGATCGAGCCGGGCCTGATCCTCGGCCCGGGCGACCGCGCCCGCCGCCTCGCGGTCTGGCTGCGCCGCGCCGCCCAGGGCGGCCGCATGATCGCCCCCGGCAGCCCCGACCGCGAGATGCAGGTCATCGACGCCCGCGACATCGCGGTCTTCGGCCTGGACCGGATCGTGGACGGCAGCAGCGGCACCTACCTCACCAGCGGCACCCCGGCCAACACCACCTGGGGCGAGTACCTGGGCACCTGCGTGGAGGCCACCGGCGGCAAGGCCGAGCTGGTCTGGCTGGACGACGCGTTCCTTGAGGAGCACAACGTCGAGCCCTGGACCGAGCTCCCGCTCTGGGCCCCCGCGAACGAGGAGTTCGCCGCCGTCTGGTCACCCTCCTCCGCCAAGGCCATCGCCGCCGGCCTGCACTGCCGCCCGGTCCCGGAGTCCATCCGCGCCACCGCCGCCTGGCTCTTCGCTCCGGGTGGCATGGACGACGCCTTCGATGTCCACCACAGCCAGAGGGACGAACGCCTGATGACCCCGGACCGCGAACAGCAACTCCTCGCGGCCTGGGACGCCCGCCGCTCCTGA
- the fabG gene encoding 3-oxoacyl-ACP reductase FabG — translation MTRLTGQVAVVTGAAQGIGAATALRLASEGAAVAVVDLSAERASATVEAITAKGGTARGYGCDVADIDAVEAVFAQVAADLGGVHILVNNAGITRDNLFFKMPKEDWDAVITVNLTSAYNCSQIAQRYMCKQKYGKIVSLSSRSALGNRGQANYAAAKAGIQGLTATLAIELGPFNINVNAVAPGYIATGMTAATAERVGATPEQHQELAAERTPLRRVGRPEDVASVVAFLVSEDSSYVSGQTLYVNGGAR, via the coding sequence ATGACTCGTCTTACCGGGCAGGTCGCCGTCGTCACCGGGGCGGCGCAGGGTATCGGGGCGGCTACCGCGCTGCGGTTGGCGTCGGAGGGGGCGGCGGTGGCTGTCGTGGACCTCTCCGCCGAGCGGGCGTCGGCAACGGTGGAGGCGATCACTGCCAAGGGCGGGACGGCGCGGGGGTACGGCTGCGACGTCGCCGACATCGACGCGGTTGAGGCGGTGTTCGCCCAGGTCGCCGCCGATCTGGGCGGGGTCCACATCCTGGTCAACAATGCCGGGATCACCCGCGACAACCTGTTCTTCAAGATGCCGAAGGAGGACTGGGACGCCGTCATCACGGTCAATCTGACCAGCGCCTACAACTGCTCGCAGATCGCCCAGCGGTACATGTGCAAGCAGAAGTACGGCAAGATCGTCTCGCTGAGCTCGCGCTCCGCCCTGGGCAACCGGGGCCAGGCCAACTACGCGGCCGCCAAGGCCGGCATCCAGGGCCTGACCGCGACGCTGGCCATCGAGCTCGGCCCCTTCAACATCAACGTCAACGCCGTCGCCCCCGGCTACATCGCCACCGGCATGACCGCAGCCACCGCCGAGCGGGTCGGCGCGACGCCCGAGCAGCACCAGGAGCTCGCCGCCGAGCGCACTCCGCTGCGCCGGGTGGGCCGCCCGGAGGACGTCGCCTCGGTGGTCGCCTTCCTGGTGTCCGAGGACTCGTCCTACGTCAGCGGCCAGACCCTGTATGTCAACGGCGGGGCCCGCTGA